A portion of the Calliphora vicina chromosome 5, idCalVici1.1, whole genome shotgun sequence genome contains these proteins:
- the LOC135961528 gene encoding carboxylesterase 5A, with the protein MLTAKSKYPLKSIISAKLIFLIGHLISQKTEPICALEAPTVHLPNQGVMVGLYMKMFRTQNIKAYLGIQYAKAPRFAPPEIRVNKWNMIYNATSYGPKCWPKDIGQTDKQTMQIQELLMTSNSMGGNVREGYDEECLYLNIFIPDGSPGLTGYAVMVWFHGGDFSSGSPTDIDPFQMVFKQKVIVVTVAYRLNILGFLTTGDAEAPGNFGLMDQSAALLWIRKNIAHFGGDSKQVTIIGHSAGAISAGLHLTSGDWSRNAFHKVIMMSGNPLTEDIVRTFDHFSPLLDSVAHVFACNRKPTSMLIQCLKRLDAKILMDNVPEIEWGPVIDKGFSNTSKGFIEDFPTVLLKSGNYNKVPIMAGITDMEDVLQILDDEEKDGTLMTSDDFESFASKVAMEDIRKTNQSDFCETDYPIVLDSINLMYKNEENVNQETVLNNFISFHTDRMHLAPLFLFANLLSADEDVFVYYFNMRPRTEFYVLPNWISVPKYFDQIFIWGVPYMNNNMFINRWNSTDKKISEIVMTLWANFAKSSNPTSFNIYLKWNSYNVNNQTYLQINEDFNVKAVAENHKINFWNEYYPKLIDFAIECCSSRNAGLSLDASSKGFKITMIFTLCIMLVLNLEKYT; encoded by the exons ATGTTAACAGCTAAATCAAAATATCCTCTTAAGAGCATCATATCCGCGAAATTGATATTCTTAATTGGCCATTTGATCAGTCAAAAGACGGAGCCGATATGCGCCCTCGAAGCACCCACAGTACATTTACCCAACCAGGGTGTAATGGTTGGACTATATATGAAAATGTTTCGCAcacaaaatataaaagcatatttGGGAATTCAGTATGCTAAAGCTCCAAGATTTGCCCCGCCTGAAATAAGAGTAAATAAATGGAACATGATTTATAATGCTACATCATACGGTCCTAAATGTTGGCCGAAAGATATTGGACAAACGGATAAACAAACAATGCAAATACAAGAATTATTAATGACTTCTAATTCTATGGGCGGCAATGTTCGCGAGGGCTATGATGAagaatgtttatatttaaatatttttataccagaTG GTTCCCCTGGTCTTACTGGTTATGCTGTTATGGTGTGGTTTCATGGTGGTGACTTTTCCTCAGGCAGTCCTACCGATATCGATCCGTTTCAAATGGTTTTCAAACAAAAGGTAATTGTGGTAACCGTAGCATATCGGTTAAATATATTAGGATTTTTAACAACCGGAGATGCTGAAGCACCTGGAAATTTTGGATTAATGGATCAATCAGCCGCCTTACTGTGGATACGCAAAAATATTGCTCATTTTGGTGGTGATTCAAAACAAGTAACAATTATAGGGCATTCGGCGGGAGCCATCAGTGCTGGCCTCCATTTGACATCAGGAGATTGGTCCCGAAATGCTTTCCACAAAGTTATTATGATGTCGGGCAACCCGCTTACCGAAGATATAGTTCGAACATTTGATCACTTTAGTCCCCTATTGGACTCGGTGGCCCATGTTTTTGCGTGCAATCGTAAACCTACCTCAATGCTGATACAATGCTTAAAAAGACTTGATGCTAAAATTTTAATGGATAATGTACCTGAAATTGAATGGGGCCCAGTGATAGATAAAGGATTCAGTAATACCTCAAAAGGTTTCATAGAGGATTTTCCAACAGTGCTCTTAAAAAGTggaaattataataaagttCCAATTATGGCTGGTATAACGGACATGGAAGATGTTCTGCAAATCCTAGACGATGAAGAAAAGGATGGAACATTAATGACTAGTGATGATTTTGAAAGTTTTGCTTCAAAAGTAGCTATGGAGGATATTCGTAAAACGAATCAAAGTGATTTTTGCGAAACAGACTATCCAATTGTTTTAGACTCCATTAATCTGATGtataaaaatgaagaaaatgttAATCAGGAAACAGtactgaacaattttataagcTTCCACACAGACAGAATGCATCTAGCACCTTTATTCCTTTTTGCTAATCTTCTTAGTGCTGATGaagatgtttttgtttattattttaatatgcgTCCACGTACCGAATTTTACGTTCTACCAAATTGGATTAGTGTGCCGAAATATTttgatcaaatatttatatGGGGAGTTCCATATATGAACAATAATATGTTTATAAATCGTTGGAATTCTACagataaaaaaatttctgaaatagttATGACCCTGTGGGCAAACTTTGCAAAATCATCTAATCCTACATCGTTTAATATATATCTAAAATGGAATTCATATAATGTTAATAACCAAACTTATTTACAAATTAATGAAGATTTTAATGTAAAGGCTGtcgctgaaaatcataaaattaatttttggaatgAGTATTATCCAAAGTTAATTGACTTTGCAATTGAATGTTGTTCTTCCAGAAATGCTGGCTTGTCATTAGATGCATCTTCCAAAGGTTTCAAAATAACGATGATATTTACATTATGTATAATGTTAGtattaaatttagaaaagtaTACATAA